In Desulfomicrobium apsheronum, a single window of DNA contains:
- a CDS encoding pyridoxal phosphate-dependent aminotransferase codes for MKLAQRITRIKPSATLTINTKAQELRAAGRQIVSLAVGEPDFRTPEHVCEAAKAAMDEGFTRYTPVPGIPELRTAVAKYFKTFYGVDAAMENVVVTNGGKQSLYNLFQVLLDPGDEVIIPAPYWVSYPALVQLADGVSVFVATEPENNFLVSVEQLEAVRTPRTRCLVMNTPSNPTGCHYTQEQLDAIAAWAVEKGVFVISDEIYDQLVYAPAKPASLASWWQRYPENFAVANGLAKSFAMTGWRVGYTLAHADLIKAMTKIQGQSTSNICSIAQKAALAALTGGWECLTPMREAFVRRRDLGLAMIRAWGHVICPEPAGAFYLFPQVDWFYTPDVPDSTALCGLLLEKAGVALVPGAAFGDDRCIRISYALDDETLSGCLDRIGQVLHGLKK; via the coding sequence ATGAAGCTGGCGCAACGCATAACCAGGATCAAGCCTTCCGCGACCCTGACCATCAACACCAAGGCCCAGGAGCTGCGCGCCGCAGGGCGGCAGATTGTCAGCCTGGCCGTGGGCGAACCCGATTTCCGCACGCCCGAGCATGTTTGCGAGGCCGCCAAGGCCGCCATGGACGAAGGCTTCACCCGTTACACCCCCGTGCCGGGCATTCCCGAGCTGCGTACGGCCGTGGCCAAATATTTCAAGACCTTTTATGGCGTGGACGCGGCCATGGAGAACGTGGTCGTGACCAACGGCGGCAAGCAGAGCCTGTACAATCTGTTTCAGGTGCTGCTCGACCCGGGCGACGAAGTCATCATCCCTGCGCCGTACTGGGTCAGCTATCCAGCACTGGTGCAGCTGGCCGACGGAGTGTCCGTTTTCGTGGCCACGGAGCCGGAAAACAATTTCCTGGTCAGCGTGGAGCAGCTGGAGGCGGTCCGCACCCCGCGCACTCGTTGTCTGGTCATGAACACGCCCTCCAACCCCACGGGCTGCCATTACACCCAGGAGCAGCTTGACGCCATCGCCGCCTGGGCCGTGGAAAAGGGCGTCTTTGTCATCTCCGATGAAATCTACGATCAGCTGGTCTATGCTCCGGCCAAGCCTGCGTCACTGGCATCCTGGTGGCAGCGCTACCCTGAAAATTTTGCCGTGGCCAATGGCCTGGCCAAGAGTTTTGCCATGACCGGCTGGCGGGTGGGCTACACCCTGGCCCATGCGGATCTGATCAAGGCCATGACCAAGATTCAGGGGCAGTCCACGTCCAACATCTGTTCCATCGCCCAGAAGGCGGCCCTGGCGGCCCTGACCGGCGGGTGGGAGTGCCTGACCCCCATGCGCGAGGCTTTCGTGCGCAGGCGGGACCTCGGTCTGGCCATGATCCGCGCGTGGGGACATGTGATCTGTCCAGAACCGGCCGGCGCGTTCTATCTTTTTCCGCAGGTGGACTGGTTCTACACTCCCGACGTGCCGGATTCCACCGCCCTGTGCGGCTTGCTGCTGGAAAAGGCCGGCGTGGCCCTGGTGCCCGGGGCCGCTTTCGGCGACGACCGCTGCATTCGCATTTCCTATGCGCTCGATGACGAAACCCTGTCCGGTTGCCTGGACAGGATCGGCCAGGTTCTGCACGGCTTGAAAAAATGA
- a CDS encoding HDOD domain-containing protein: MFEIASIHDRVREFLDEPGNDLPVFDRTALLVHQEATKADPDTDKVISYIAQDQVLAAEVLKVANSSFFRGIKKVSRIQDAVVRIGLREVVNSVMMATQRKNYSSRNPFVQQYTATLWKHSVACAFGAQWLAKRCDHTELAPEAFIAGLIHDVGKLLVLKALVSVGEKDKDAPRITKTAADEFVETMHPECGFLLLEKWNLPESYCYVCRDHHRRDYDQGSILLVLVRLANLVCRKLGIGLRQDPDLILVTSSEAGILGLSDITLAELEIAMEDHVANAEI, encoded by the coding sequence ATGTTTGAAATTGCCTCCATTCATGACCGTGTGCGTGAATTTCTTGATGAACCCGGCAACGATCTGCCGGTTTTCGATCGCACGGCACTCCTGGTCCATCAGGAAGCTACCAAGGCCGACCCGGACACGGACAAGGTCATCAGCTACATCGCCCAGGATCAGGTCCTCGCGGCGGAAGTGCTCAAAGTCGCCAACTCCTCCTTTTTCCGGGGCATCAAGAAAGTCAGCCGGATTCAGGATGCCGTGGTGCGCATTGGCCTGCGCGAGGTGGTCAACAGCGTGATGATGGCCACGCAGCGCAAGAACTACAGCTCTCGCAATCCGTTTGTGCAGCAGTACACGGCCACTTTGTGGAAGCATTCCGTGGCCTGCGCTTTTGGCGCGCAGTGGCTGGCCAAGCGCTGCGATCACACCGAGCTTGCGCCGGAGGCCTTCATTGCCGGTCTCATTCATGACGTGGGCAAGCTCTTGGTGCTCAAGGCTCTGGTTTCCGTCGGCGAGAAAGACAAGGACGCGCCCCGGATCACCAAGACAGCGGCCGATGAATTCGTCGAAACCATGCATCCCGAATGCGGATTTCTGCTGCTCGAAAAATGGAATCTGCCCGAGTCCTACTGTTATGTGTGCCGGGATCACCATCGCCGGGATTATGACCAAGGGAGCATCCTGCTGGTTCTGGTGCGACTGGCCAATCTTGTATGCAGGAAGCTCGGCATCGGCCTGCGCCAGGATCCCGACCTGATCCTGGTCACCAGCAGCGAGGCCGGGATTCTCGGTCTGTCCGACATTACACTTGCGGAACTGGAGATCGCGATGGAAGACCACGTAGCCAACGCGGAAATCTGA
- a CDS encoding GspE/PulE family protein: MNRDFDNGNGNGTEEAINPIIRLLIREGHLTVEQAQYARRVTSKLHMSKPLTDVVRELGYVTDETIRQTVRRNQGELRIGDLLNGLGYLTDEELNRALDLQLQGGRQQKLGDILIQHKFLADEKLTEILAMQLGLPILELAAKDPDPGLMARGPVEYYEQYRFVPFDMQSDGSVRVAFADPLDPRSLDAARDYFGKNIVVCITRVSQLNDVLTKRKEELRIGNGADLNRLNIVEIANSIVLAAFKRGASDIHVEPMADRLRVRFREDGVMVHFRDYPIGAVAPLVSRFKIMCGADIAEKRRHQDGRLIFNHMGVQIDLRMSFYVTVYGEQIVMRLLKNQEELLPMHELGMLPGMLSRFMEEALDAPSGVIMVTGPTGSGKSTTVYSCINYLNRPEVSIITAEDPVEYKVRGIGQCSIMPSIGLTFEETLKHIVRQDPDIVVIGEVRDHFSAEMCIQTALTGHKVLTTFHTEDSIGALVRLLDMNIEPFLVSSTLSCILSQRLVRRVCPHCAVPYQPDLSQLRRMGCTYGDLAGAEFRKGRGCAICRHSGYKGRLAVYEMLIPEVFIRDAVLQRKTTHDLRVISVEKAGMISLMEDGITKAAIGLTTVEEVLRTLPRVQKPRPLADLRRILGV, translated from the coding sequence ATGAACAGGGATTTTGACAACGGTAACGGCAACGGGACCGAAGAGGCCATCAATCCCATCATCAGGCTTCTGATTCGCGAAGGGCATCTGACCGTCGAGCAGGCGCAATATGCGCGGCGGGTCACGTCCAAGCTGCACATGAGCAAGCCACTGACCGACGTCGTGCGGGAGCTTGGTTACGTAACCGACGAGACGATCCGCCAGACGGTTCGGCGCAACCAGGGCGAATTGCGCATCGGCGATCTGCTGAACGGCCTGGGTTATCTGACCGACGAGGAGCTCAACCGCGCCCTCGATTTGCAGTTGCAGGGCGGGCGCCAGCAGAAACTGGGCGACATCCTCATCCAACACAAATTTCTGGCGGACGAGAAGCTGACGGAAATATTGGCCATGCAGCTCGGCTTGCCGATCCTGGAGCTTGCGGCCAAGGATCCGGATCCGGGGCTGATGGCTCGCGGGCCCGTGGAATACTACGAGCAATACCGCTTTGTGCCCTTCGACATGCAGTCCGACGGTTCGGTGCGCGTCGCCTTCGCCGATCCTCTCGATCCACGCAGTCTGGACGCGGCGCGGGATTATTTCGGCAAGAACATTGTCGTCTGCATCACCCGGGTCAGCCAGCTCAACGATGTGCTGACCAAGCGCAAGGAAGAGCTGCGCATCGGGAACGGGGCGGACCTGAACCGTCTGAACATCGTCGAGATCGCCAACTCCATCGTACTGGCCGCGTTCAAGCGTGGGGCCAGCGACATTCATGTCGAGCCCATGGCCGACCGCTTGCGGGTCCGCTTCCGCGAAGATGGCGTCATGGTCCATTTCCGCGATTATCCCATCGGTGCCGTGGCTCCGCTGGTCAGCCGTTTCAAGATCATGTGCGGCGCGGACATCGCGGAAAAAAGGCGGCATCAGGACGGGCGGCTCATTTTCAATCACATGGGCGTGCAGATCGATCTGCGCATGTCCTTTTATGTCACGGTGTACGGCGAACAGATCGTCATGCGCCTGTTGAAGAATCAGGAAGAGCTTTTGCCCATGCACGAACTTGGGATGCTCCCGGGCATGCTCAGCCGGTTCATGGAAGAAGCCCTGGACGCGCCCTCCGGGGTGATCATGGTCACCGGACCCACGGGGTCCGGCAAATCGACCACGGTCTACAGCTGCATCAATTATCTGAACCGGCCCGAGGTGAGCATCATCACGGCCGAAGATCCGGTCGAATACAAGGTGCGCGGCATCGGGCAATGTTCCATCATGCCCTCCATAGGCCTGACTTTCGAGGAGACCCTGAAGCACATCGTCCGTCAGGACCCGGACATCGTGGTCATCGGCGAGGTGCGCGACCATTTTTCGGCGGAGATGTGCATTCAGACCGCCCTGACCGGACACAAAGTTTTGACGACCTTCCACACCGAGGACAGCATCGGCGCCCTGGTCCGCCTGCTGGATATGAACATCGAACCGTTTCTGGTTTCCTCGACCCTGTCCTGCATCCTCTCGCAGCGCTTGGTGCGACGGGTCTGCCCGCACTGCGCGGTCCCTTATCAGCCCGACCTCAGCCAGCTGAGGCGCATGGGTTGCACCTACGGGGATCTGGCCGGCGCGGAATTCCGCAAGGGCCGGGGGTGCGCGATCTGCAGGCACAGCGGCTACAAGGGCCGTCTGGCCGTGTACGAGATGCTCATCCCGGAAGTTTTTATCCGGGACGCGGTCCTGCAGCGCAAGACTACCCACGATCTGCGCGTTATCAGTGTCGAGAAGGCCGGCATGATTTCCCTGATGGAAGACGGCATCACCAAGGCGGCCATTGGCCTGACCACGGTGGAAGAGGTCCTGCGGACCTTGCCCAGAGTCCAAAAACCCAGGCCTCTGGCCGATTTGCGAAGGATACTCGGAGTTTAG
- a CDS encoding PilZ domain-containing protein, which translates to MLKVYADKKGKAVFHCPHCGFVTNFDASAYRDRDSRIRIKCRCGESMTMLVEFREYYRRSVALAGWCTVHRTGDDLEMRVRDLSMSGLSFSLESLQEEEQAVLQIGDVVTVRFRLDSPPENLIQRTASVRNIRSGTIGAKFSRSEYDKELGFYLLH; encoded by the coding sequence ATGCTGAAAGTTTATGCCGACAAAAAGGGTAAAGCCGTATTTCATTGTCCCCACTGCGGCTTCGTAACCAATTTTGATGCCTCGGCGTATCGGGACCGCGACAGCCGCATCAGGATCAAGTGCCGCTGCGGCGAAAGCATGACCATGCTGGTTGAATTCAGGGAATACTATCGCAGGTCCGTGGCCCTGGCGGGTTGGTGCACAGTGCATAGGACCGGAGATGATCTGGAGATGAGGGTGCGCGATCTGTCCATGAGCGGATTGTCCTTCTCCCTTGAGTCGTTACAGGAAGAAGAGCAGGCGGTTCTACAGATCGGCGACGTGGTGACGGTGCGGTTTCGTCTCGATTCTCCGCCGGAGAATCTCATCCAGCGGACGGCCTCTGTCCGCAATATCCGTAGCGGGACCATCGGCGCCAAGTTTTCCAGGAGCGAATATGACAAGGAACTCGGTTTTTACCTTCTGCATTGA
- a CDS encoding MerR family transcriptional regulator: protein MLKPVTPDTEKRLRIGQVARRLGVEPYVLRFWEEEFPQLTAARTSKGQRYYTEEHVRVLERIRHLLYVEKLTIKGARQKLEGAESIRAPLDAIRRELEEIHRLLTKNP from the coding sequence GTGCTCAAACCCGTTACGCCCGACACCGAAAAACGTTTGCGCATTGGACAGGTTGCCCGGCGGCTTGGCGTGGAGCCCTATGTGCTGCGTTTTTGGGAAGAGGAATTCCCTCAGCTGACCGCTGCCCGGACCTCCAAGGGACAGCGCTACTACACCGAGGAGCACGTCCGCGTTCTGGAACGGATTCGCCATCTTCTGTACGTTGAGAAACTGACCATCAAGGGCGCACGCCAAAAACTCGAAGGCGCGGAGTCCATCCGCGCTCCGCTGGATGCGATTCGGCGCGAGTTGGAAGAGATTCACCGCCTGCTGACCAAAAATCCCTGA
- the pheT gene encoding phenylalanine--tRNA ligase subunit beta yields the protein MLLSLNWLREFVPYEGDVKALGDRLTMLGLEVEEIANPFAALEKIVVGHVLERAPHPSSDHLSVCKVDIGTGEILDIVCGAPNVAAGQKVPVAPVGTTMPGGLVIKKAKLRGHPSCGMICSERELNLGEGHEGIMVLDQDLVPGTPICEALGLDQVVLDVSITPNRADCLSVLGLAREVAAAFGLPLTIPQAELVESGKPFEGFAIEPDAELCPLYQARLIRDIKIAPSPDWLRYRLLAVGLRPINNIVDVTNYVMMECGQPLHAFDRDLLRGNRIRVERAQDGMTLTTLDGQNRILTEKDVLIWDDEQPVALAGVMGGANSEIGDASTTVLLESAVFDPASIRKTARRLGLSSDASYRFERGVDQIGNTHAMNRAASLMAAVSGGTVAPGVAKAEPRPFSPRIISFTPAKATRLLGVEMSPEFCRETLTRLGCTVVDGETWQVTAPSFRLDLEREVDLIEEVARVYGMDRIEAVLPTVKKSLADLDKADPTFAFLSQVKDWGRGAGLSEVVNYSFVGTADLDRCGLPLEGRVNIFNPLSEEMNVLRTELAPGMLGSLRQNMSQDNTRIRIFEVAHSFVQDPGSDTLTRENNRLGVLLHGGRFPARYPYPEGRFGYADIKGLVEHLLLTLGVGAASFERGGEHAYLAPEILVRAGETVVGRVGMIREDLADDYQARGEVWYADLDLDLLMGMRLNVAFKAIPKFPVVRRDMTLVAPESLAIGAVVDTVRALQEPLLADVFLVDVYAPEGSAERNLTYRFVFRHAERTLKDKEVEKINLRIGQHLVERLSVRFS from the coding sequence ATGCTGTTAAGCTTGAACTGGTTGCGGGAATTCGTGCCCTACGAAGGGGACGTCAAGGCGTTGGGTGACAGGTTGACCATGCTCGGTCTGGAGGTGGAGGAGATCGCGAATCCCTTTGCCGCGCTGGAGAAGATCGTGGTCGGGCATGTTCTTGAAAGGGCTCCGCATCCGTCTTCGGACCATCTTTCGGTCTGCAAGGTGGACATCGGCACGGGCGAGATCCTCGACATCGTTTGCGGCGCCCCCAATGTCGCCGCCGGCCAGAAAGTGCCGGTCGCCCCGGTGGGCACGACCATGCCCGGCGGCCTGGTCATCAAGAAGGCAAAACTGCGTGGGCATCCGTCCTGCGGCATGATCTGTTCCGAGCGCGAACTGAACCTGGGCGAGGGTCATGAAGGCATCATGGTCCTTGACCAGGACCTCGTTCCGGGTACGCCGATCTGCGAGGCCCTGGGCCTGGATCAAGTCGTGCTGGACGTGAGCATCACCCCCAACCGCGCGGACTGTCTGTCCGTGCTTGGTCTGGCCCGGGAAGTGGCGGCAGCCTTCGGCTTGCCCCTGACGATCCCGCAGGCCGAACTGGTCGAGAGCGGGAAGCCCTTCGAGGGTTTCGCCATCGAGCCGGACGCCGAGCTGTGTCCGCTCTATCAGGCACGGCTGATCCGGGACATAAAGATAGCTCCCAGCCCGGACTGGCTCAGGTATCGCCTCCTGGCCGTCGGCTTGCGTCCGATCAACAACATCGTCGACGTGACCAACTACGTGATGATGGAGTGCGGTCAGCCCCTGCACGCCTTTGACCGGGATCTCCTGCGCGGAAACCGCATCCGGGTGGAACGCGCCCAGGACGGCATGACCCTGACCACCCTCGATGGCCAGAACAGAATTTTGACGGAAAAAGACGTGCTCATCTGGGATGACGAGCAGCCTGTCGCCCTGGCCGGCGTCATGGGCGGAGCCAATTCAGAGATCGGCGACGCAAGCACCACGGTGCTGCTGGAGAGCGCGGTCTTTGATCCGGCGTCCATCCGCAAGACGGCCCGGCGCCTGGGGCTTTCCAGCGACGCCTCCTATCGCTTCGAGCGCGGCGTCGATCAGATCGGGAATACGCACGCCATGAACCGGGCCGCAAGCCTCATGGCCGCCGTGTCCGGCGGCACGGTCGCTCCCGGTGTGGCCAAGGCCGAGCCCCGTCCGTTCTCGCCCAGAATCATTTCCTTCACTCCGGCCAAGGCCACCCGGCTTCTGGGCGTCGAGATGTCTCCCGAATTCTGCCGCGAGACCCTGACCCGCCTCGGCTGCACCGTTGTCGACGGAGAAACTTGGCAGGTCACGGCGCCGTCCTTCAGACTGGACCTTGAGCGCGAGGTCGATCTCATCGAAGAGGTTGCGCGGGTTTACGGAATGGACCGCATCGAGGCGGTGCTGCCCACGGTCAAGAAGAGCCTTGCAGATCTGGACAAGGCCGATCCCACCTTTGCGTTTTTAAGCCAGGTCAAGGACTGGGGACGGGGCGCGGGCCTTTCGGAAGTCGTGAATTACAGCTTTGTCGGCACGGCGGATCTGGACCGTTGCGGACTGCCCCTTGAAGGCCGGGTGAATATCTTCAATCCGCTGAGCGAAGAGATGAACGTCCTGCGCACGGAACTTGCGCCCGGGATGCTGGGCTCGCTGCGTCAGAACATGAGTCAGGACAACACCCGCATCCGCATCTTCGAGGTCGCGCATTCCTTCGTGCAGGACCCAGGCAGCGACACCTTGACCCGGGAGAACAACCGTCTTGGCGTCCTGCTGCACGGTGGCCGTTTTCCCGCCCGCTATCCTTACCCTGAGGGCCGCTTCGGATATGCCGACATCAAGGGCTTGGTGGAGCATCTGTTGCTGACGCTGGGCGTCGGCGCCGCAAGCTTTGAACGCGGCGGTGAGCATGCGTATCTGGCTCCCGAGATTTTGGTGCGCGCCGGAGAAACAGTTGTGGGCCGTGTCGGCATGATCCGCGAGGATCTGGCCGATGACTATCAGGCTCGCGGCGAGGTCTGGTACGCGGATCTCGATCTTGATCTGCTCATGGGCATGCGTCTGAACGTCGCGTTCAAGGCGATCCCCAAATTTCCGGTGGTTCGCCGGGACATGACCCTGGTCGCGCCCGAGAGCCTTGCAATCGGTGCGGTAGTTGATACGGTCAGGGCATTGCAGGAACCGCTGCTTGCGGATGTCTTTCTGGTCGATGTCTACGCCCCGGAAGGGAGTGCGGAGCGCAATTTGACCTACCGGTTTGTGTTCCGTCACGCAGAACGCACCCTGAAAGACAAGGAAGTGGAAAAAATCAATCTTCGTATTGGTCAGCATCTGGTCGAGAGGTTGTCTGTCCGTTTTTCCTGA
- the pheS gene encoding phenylalanine--tRNA ligase subunit alpha, with protein MANDIIRKLESLVPELNEALGQASSLEELEELRVRFLGRKGLLADLMSGLTALGPEDRPAAGKAANQVKVAMTTLWEEQVAALKSRAREQALGAFDASVPSWQPDLGSLHPVTLVTREICAVFTSLGFEVVSGPEVENDFNNFEALNLPPEHPARDMQDTLYISDSILLRTHTSPLQVRTMLARKPPLGVIAPGKVYRRDSDITHTPMFHQVEGLLVDTHVTMADLRGILTAFVQNVFGHDTKVRFRPSFFPFTEPSAEVDISCVICGGKGKVNGEPCRVCKETGWVEILGCGMVDPAVFLKVGYDPEIYTGFAFGLGVERIAMLKYGIGDLRMFFENDLRFLRQFA; from the coding sequence GTGGCTAACGATATTATTCGCAAGCTTGAAAGCCTGGTCCCGGAGCTCAATGAAGCCCTGGGCCAGGCTTCTTCATTGGAAGAGTTGGAGGAACTGCGTGTCCGTTTTCTCGGGCGCAAGGGACTCCTGGCCGATCTGATGTCCGGTTTGACTGCGCTGGGCCCCGAAGACCGCCCGGCCGCAGGCAAGGCCGCCAATCAGGTCAAGGTCGCCATGACGACCCTGTGGGAAGAGCAGGTCGCCGCCCTGAAGTCGCGCGCGCGCGAGCAGGCCCTGGGCGCGTTTGACGCCTCGGTGCCGTCCTGGCAGCCCGATCTTGGCTCGCTGCATCCGGTGACCCTGGTCACCCGCGAAATCTGCGCGGTGTTCACGAGCCTCGGGTTCGAGGTCGTGTCCGGACCGGAAGTGGAGAACGACTTCAACAATTTTGAAGCGCTCAACCTTCCTCCCGAACATCCCGCCCGCGACATGCAGGACACCCTCTACATTTCGGATTCGATCCTGCTGCGCACCCACACCTCGCCGTTGCAGGTGCGAACCATGCTGGCCCGCAAGCCGCCGCTCGGCGTCATTGCGCCCGGCAAGGTCTATCGCCGGGACTCTGACATCACGCATACGCCGATGTTTCATCAGGTCGAGGGGTTGCTCGTGGACACCCATGTGACCATGGCTGATCTGCGCGGCATTCTGACCGCCTTTGTGCAGAACGTGTTCGGGCACGACACGAAGGTCCGCTTCCGTCCGAGCTTTTTCCCCTTTACCGAACCCAGCGCCGAGGTGGATATCAGCTGCGTGATATGCGGCGGTAAGGGCAAGGTGAACGGCGAGCCGTGCCGCGTGTGCAAGGAGACGGGCTGGGTGGAGATTCTCGGATGCGGCATGGTCGATCCGGCCGTGTTCCTTAAAGTCGGTTACGATCCGGAAATCTACACGGGTTTCGCCTTCGGTCTGGGTGTCGAACGTATCGCCATGCTCAAATACGGCATCGGCGATCTGCGCATGTTTTTCGAGAACGATCTGCGGTTCCTCCGGCAATTCGCCTGA
- the rplT gene encoding 50S ribosomal protein L20 translates to MRVKRGKTAHRRHKKYLALAKGYRGARSKLYRTARETVERALCFAYRDRKQKKRAFRRLWIVRINAGVREYGLTYNRFMHGLKLAEINLNRKALADMAVYEKDAFAALCQMVKSKAN, encoded by the coding sequence ATGAGAGTAAAAAGAGGAAAGACAGCCCACAGAAGGCACAAGAAGTACTTGGCCCTTGCCAAGGGCTATCGCGGAGCACGCAGCAAGCTGTACCGCACCGCCCGAGAAACCGTTGAGCGCGCCTTGTGCTTCGCCTACCGCGACAGAAAGCAGAAGAAGCGTGCCTTTCGGAGACTGTGGATTGTGCGCATCAACGCCGGCGTGCGTGAATACGGCCTGACCTACAACCGTTTCATGCATGGTTTGAAGCTCGCCGAAATCAATCTTAACCGGAAGGCCCTGGCCGACATGGCTGTCTATGAAAAAGACGCCTTTGCCGCGCTGTGCCAAATGGTAAAATCCAAGGCGAACTAG
- the rpmI gene encoding 50S ribosomal protein L35, protein MSKVKTNRSAAKRFRVTGTGKVKRSHANMRHILTKKSAKRKRQLRQSTMTAQSCVGAIRRLVPYIF, encoded by the coding sequence ATGTCAAAGGTGAAAACCAACAGAAGTGCGGCCAAGCGTTTTCGGGTCACGGGCACAGGCAAGGTAAAAAGAAGCCACGCCAACATGCGCCACATCCTGACCAAGAAATCCGCGAAGCGCAAAAGACAGCTGCGTCAGTCCACCATGACTGCCCAGTCCTGTGTCGGCGCGATTCGTCGTCTGGTACCGTACATTTTCTAG
- the infC gene encoding translation initiation factor IF-3, producing the protein MLSAAKARRNKQIRAKEIRVVGDDGNQLGIMTVPEALEQAEGKGLDLVEVAPNAKPPVCKIMDYGKYLYEEKKKSQEAKKRQTQIQVKEIKFRPHTDDHDLMTKIKHIRRFIEDGDRCKVTVFFRGREMAHKDRGQVILDRIVEMVSDVAKVEQTSRVEGRTMFLLLAGLPKK; encoded by the coding sequence ATTCTTTCAGCTGCTAAGGCCCGCCGGAACAAGCAAATCAGGGCCAAGGAAATCCGGGTTGTTGGAGATGATGGGAATCAGCTAGGTATCATGACCGTGCCCGAGGCCTTGGAACAGGCCGAGGGAAAGGGACTTGACCTGGTTGAAGTGGCGCCCAACGCCAAGCCGCCAGTCTGTAAAATTATGGACTACGGCAAGTACCTCTACGAGGAAAAGAAAAAGTCACAGGAAGCCAAGAAGCGTCAGACCCAGATCCAGGTCAAGGAAATCAAGTTCCGTCCGCATACCGACGATCATGACTTGATGACCAAGATCAAGCATATCCGCAGGTTCATCGAGGACGGAGACCGCTGCAAGGTGACAGTGTTTTTCCGGGGCCGCGAAATGGCGCACAAGGATCGAGGGCAGGTCATTTTGGACCGGATCGTGGAGATGGTTTCCGACGTGGCCAAGGTCGAGCAGACCTCCCGAGTCGAAGGCCGGACCATGTTTCTCCTGCTGGCAGGGCTTCCCAAAAAATAA